The following coding sequences lie in one Apium graveolens cultivar Ventura chromosome 3, ASM990537v1, whole genome shotgun sequence genomic window:
- the LOC141715169 gene encoding uncharacterized protein LOC141715169 encodes MPTIKSYDGTRDPANHVRTFSNALLLQPVNNAIKCRAFPQTLSGMAQRWYSRLPPNSIGSLRDLSQAFIKQFISGKVHEIFFASLMSIVQGANESLKNYLNQFTKEAFKVQDLDDKGRKIYPGGREHEKIVINNEPAGGKNRKTDKEYSVREKYPRVEKDIDSASKKGGPGQKFTEYTRLNAPKSQILTEIEKYRDVRWPKPLRNDPGKLDKSKYCRFHKDAAHYTDECHQLKDEIEFLIRKGRLSKYTGDGEKHNSGRKNFDDRSSKNSRKAYAREVMHIVGEVPKRDRV; translated from the exons atgccgaCTATAAAGTCTTATGATGGAACGAGGGATCCCGCTAATCacgtcaggacattctctaatgcattGTTGCTACAGCCTGTGAATAATGCAATCAAATGTCGAGCTTTTCCCCAAACCTTATCCGgaatggctcaaaggtggtatagtcgtttgcctcCAAACTCAATTGGGTCCTTAAGAGATTTAAGTCAAGCTTTCATaaagcaattcatcagtgggaaGGTGCATGAAATTTTTTTTGCTTCTCTCATGAGTATAGTGCAAGGGGCAAATGAGTCTCTTAAGAATTACTTGAATCAATTCACCAAGGAGGCCTTCAAAGTCCAAGATCTTGATGACAAG GGCAGGAAAATATATCcaggtggaagagagcatgagaaAATCGTGATAAATAATGAGCCCGCTGGAGGTAAGAATAGGAAAACAGATAAAGAATACAGTGTCAGGGAAAAGTATCCTAGAGTTGAGAAAGACATTGACTCGGCctcgaagaagggaggacctggacaaaaatttACCGAATATACGAGGCTGAATGCTCCTAAGAGCCAGATCTTGACGGAAATCGAGAAATATAgggatgttcgttggcctaaacccctgaGGAATGATCCCGGAAAGCTAGATaaaagcaaatattgtagattccACAAGGACGCTGCTCATTACACCGATGAGTGCCACCAACTGAAGGATGAAATCGAATTCCTAATCCGAAAAGGGAGATTGAGTAAGTATACTGGGGACGGAGAGAAACACAATAgtggaagaaagaactttgatgatc GTTCATCTAAGAACTCAAGGAAAGCTTATGCTAGAGAAGTCATGCATATAGTAGGGGAAGTTCCGAAAAGGGATAGGGTATGA
- the LOC141715170 gene encoding uncharacterized protein LOC141715170, translating into MVFDDLDLEGVKFNHDDPLVITPIIGNSLVKRVLVDNGASVDILLYDTFIRMGYNDSQLTPTDMPIYGFAEVECSVDGIIKLPLTMGQEPRQATQMLNFVVVKAGSIYNTIIGRTDLDIRENDEKWEKSAEDLIPVPLAPEDPKKVTFIGASLEEPLRGKLVRFLQENNDVSAWSAEDMPGIDPKLITHKLNMDPSRKNVKQKKRSFAAERQEAIKQEVEKLLEAGFIEEI; encoded by the exons ATGGTATTTGATGATTTAGACCTGGAAGGGGTCAAGTTTAACCATGATGATCCCCTAGTCATAACACCCATAATAGGGAACAGTCTGGTGAAGAGAGTCCTGGTAGACAATGGAGCTTCGGTAGACATCTTACTCTATGATACTTTCATTAGAATGGGATACAATGACtctcaattaaccccaactgacatgccgatatatggttTCGCTGAAGTCGAATGCTCCGTGGACGGGATAATTAAGCTACCTCTAACAATGGGTCAGGAGCCAAGACAAGCCACACAGATGCTGAACTTTGTGGTAGTGAAGGCTGGATCAATATATAATACAATAATAGGAAGGACAG ACctggatatccgtgagaatgatgagaaatGGGAAAAATCAGCGGAAGACTTGATACCggttcctttggctcccgaggaccCCAAAaaagtaactttcattggagcGTCGTTGgaagagccccttagagggaagttagtgagGTTCTTACAAGAGAACAATGATGTGTCTGCATGGTCAGCAGAagatatgccaggcatagacccgaaatTGATCACCCACAAGTTGAACATGGATCCTAGTCGGAAGAacgtgaagcaaaagaaaaggagtTTTGCCGCTGAAAGGCAAGAAGCCATCAAGCAAGAAGTGGAGaaactcttagaggctggtttcattgaagagatataA
- the LOC141711128 gene encoding uncharacterized protein LOC141711128 isoform X1, whose product MGRAPCCDKANVKRGPWSPEEDQKLKEYIEKHGTGGNWIALPQKAGLRRCGKSCRLRWLNYLRPNIKHGEFSDDEDRIICTLFANIGSRWSIIAGQLPGRTDNDIKNYWNTKLKKKLLMSSLMLPNIPFSSSNHKFVRPSNNSNYQQHLLSPPPCSYSSPLPPTLRFCSNNNNYATLAAARSFTSEGISNVPTNLVNIESQDQVLGSMQNYQDKESPLIMFGGGGGDEQVASSGGYEQLMMFSDGGISDNSPQQEQIDVGHLSNCDQYMSNVLNQYNMSSDLEEIKQLISTNNLSCNSNLSFCVDEKEEKVLMYY is encoded by the exons ATGGGGAGAGCTCCTTGCTGTGACAAGGCAAATGTAAAGAGAGGGCCATGGTCACCTGAAGAAGATCAAAAGCTAAAAGAGTATATAGAGAAGCATGGGACTGGAGGAAATTGGATTGCTCTACCACAAAAGGCTG GTCTTAGAAGATGTGGGAAAAGCTGCAGATTAAGATGGCTCAATTATCTGAGGCCCAATATTAAACATGGAGAATTCTCAGATGATGAAGATAGGATTATATGCACTCTCTTTGCTAATATAGGGAGCAG GTGGTCAATAATAGCTGGTCAGTTACCAGGGAGGACTGACAATGATATCAAAAACTACTGGAACACAAAGCTCAAGAAAAAACTCCTAATGTCTTCATTAATGTTGCCTAATATTCCTTTCAGTTCTTCTAATCACAAATTTGTTAGGCCTTCTAATAATAGTAACTACCAACAACACCTATTATCACCACCACCTTGTTCTTATTCCTCCCCATTGCCACCCACATTGAGATTTTGTAGCAACAACAACAATTATGCAACCCTAGCTGCTGCTAGATCATTCACAAGTGAGGGAATCTCGAATGTTCCAACAAACCTCGTAAATATCGAAAGTCAAGATCAGGTTTTGGGCTCCATGCAAAACTACCAAGACAAAGAATCTCCTCTTATTATGTTTGGAGGTGGAGGTGGTGATGAGCAAGTTGCCAGCAGTGGTGGTTATGAACAGTTAATGATGTTCTCAGACGGCGGGATTAGTGATAATAGTCCTCAACAAGAACAAATAGATGTTGGTCATTTGTCTAATTGTGATCAGTATATGAGCAATGTGTTAAATCAGTATAATATGAGTAGTGATCTTGAGGAGATTAAGCAGCTGATTAGCACTAATAATCTCTCCTGCAATTCTAATCTCAGTTTCTGTGTTGATGAAAAGGAGGAGAAAGTGTTGATGTACTATTGA
- the LOC141711128 gene encoding uncharacterized protein LOC141711128 isoform X2: MGLEEIGLLYHKRLVNLLYILCGSGLRRCGKSCRLRWLNYLRPNIKHGEFSDDEDRIICTLFANIGSRWSIIAGQLPGRTDNDIKNYWNTKLKKKLLMSSLMLPNIPFSSSNHKFVRPSNNSNYQQHLLSPPPCSYSSPLPPTLRFCSNNNNYATLAAARSFTSEGISNVPTNLVNIESQDQVLGSMQNYQDKESPLIMFGGGGGDEQVASSGGYEQLMMFSDGGISDNSPQQEQIDVGHLSNCDQYMSNVLNQYNMSSDLEEIKQLISTNNLSCNSNLSFCVDEKEEKVLMYY; encoded by the exons ATGGGACTGGAGGAAATTGGATTGCTCTACCACAAAAGGCTGGTAAATTTACTATACATATTGTGTGGATCAG GTCTTAGAAGATGTGGGAAAAGCTGCAGATTAAGATGGCTCAATTATCTGAGGCCCAATATTAAACATGGAGAATTCTCAGATGATGAAGATAGGATTATATGCACTCTCTTTGCTAATATAGGGAGCAG GTGGTCAATAATAGCTGGTCAGTTACCAGGGAGGACTGACAATGATATCAAAAACTACTGGAACACAAAGCTCAAGAAAAAACTCCTAATGTCTTCATTAATGTTGCCTAATATTCCTTTCAGTTCTTCTAATCACAAATTTGTTAGGCCTTCTAATAATAGTAACTACCAACAACACCTATTATCACCACCACCTTGTTCTTATTCCTCCCCATTGCCACCCACATTGAGATTTTGTAGCAACAACAACAATTATGCAACCCTAGCTGCTGCTAGATCATTCACAAGTGAGGGAATCTCGAATGTTCCAACAAACCTCGTAAATATCGAAAGTCAAGATCAGGTTTTGGGCTCCATGCAAAACTACCAAGACAAAGAATCTCCTCTTATTATGTTTGGAGGTGGAGGTGGTGATGAGCAAGTTGCCAGCAGTGGTGGTTATGAACAGTTAATGATGTTCTCAGACGGCGGGATTAGTGATAATAGTCCTCAACAAGAACAAATAGATGTTGGTCATTTGTCTAATTGTGATCAGTATATGAGCAATGTGTTAAATCAGTATAATATGAGTAGTGATCTTGAGGAGATTAAGCAGCTGATTAGCACTAATAATCTCTCCTGCAATTCTAATCTCAGTTTCTGTGTTGATGAAAAGGAGGAGAAAGTGTTGATGTACTATTGA